CGGCTGACGGTGGTTTCGGATATTCCTAGCGTTTTGGCGAGATTTTTGAGGTTCATGGATGCTGCGTCTGGGGTGGATCGGGAGCGATGCAGAGTAGTTTATCTGATAAATGCCGGAATGATCAGGGGGATGACCGGCGGCGGCAGCGCCCAAAAAAATACGCGGGCAAACCCAGGGGCGCCCGCGCTAAAAGAGGATACTGCTGAATCACTACATTGAAGCTGCCGGCCATCGCGTGCAGCGGCGAAATGGTGGGTCCGGATATTCCTTGCCCCTGGATGAGCGGGCGGTGTTGCTGCCATTGGCAAGCATCTATGGATGCTTGCCAATGTTTTAGAGGCCTGCGATTACCACCAGCTTTCCACTTGGAAACCAACCGAGCTGCCGTTGGTCTTGCCACCAAACACGCCCGTCGACGACAGCGCGGTTTCCGCGGCGGCGGCCGACTGGGCTGCCTTGTTCCATTTGGCGTAGGTGTAGAAGGCGCGCAGCACGGGGCGCGACCAGAAGCTGTTGCCAGCCGACAGTTGCGGGGCAATCGTCAGCTTGGTCAGGTTGCGGCTTTCTCCGCCTTCCGGCTTGACGATGTCGTGGCCCAGTTCCACGGCCAGGCTGTAGTTGTCCGTGAAGTGGTAGACGGGACGCGCGCCGATCGAGGTCCACTTGCTGCTGACGCCCGCCGTTTCCTTGTCTTCATAGACGAAGGTGCCCATGCCCGACCAGGCGCCTTTGGGCTGGATCATGATCTGTTCCGTCAGACGCACGACCTTGTCGTCCTTGTCGGCGCCCAGGCTGAAGCCGCCCGTGTTGGCGGCGCTACCCTTGCCGAACTGCAATGCCACCTTGTTGAAGCCGCCCAGCAGGTTGCCTTGTGTATGCATGATGGTCAGCAAGTGGCCGCTGGCGATGGGGGCTGCGCCTTGTGCGTTGCGTTTCTGATTGAATTGCAGGCCCAGGGTCAGTTCACCGTCCGGGTTGACCTTGATGCCGGAAAAGCGCAAGTCGTGGGACAGGCCCATGCGCTTGCTGTCCTTGTCGTCGGCCGTGCGCACGACGGCGTAGGCCAGCTTGGCGGCGCCCAGGTCGATGTTTTCCAGGCCGGCGCCAGGGCCGCTGTTATTCCAGAAGTAGTAATCGGT
Above is a genomic segment from Janthinobacterium sp. 64 containing:
- a CDS encoding maltoporin, translated to MNKHFLKTLPAAVALALSASAAQAALPIDFGGYIRSGFGTSSEGGKEACFGLAGASSKYRLGNECETYGELKFGGEAFKAANGTTFRINTLVAFSVNQNQDWEQSDPSWREMNVVADKIGTGAFAEARAWVGKRYYDRQDVHITDYYFWNNSGPGAGLENIDLGAAKLAYAVVRTADDKDSKRMGLSHDLRFSGIKVNPDGELTLGLQFNQKRNAQGAAPIASGHLLTIMHTQGNLLGGFNKVALQFGKGSAANTGGFSLGADKDDKVVRLTEQIMIQPKGAWSGMGTFVYEDKETAGVSSKWTSIGARPVYHFTDNYSLAVELGHDIVKPEGGESRNLTKLTIAPQLSAGNSFWSRPVLRAFYTYAKWNKAAQSAAAAETALSSTGVFGGKTNGSSVGFQVESWW